In Arthrobacter burdickii, one DNA window encodes the following:
- the treS gene encoding maltose alpha-D-glucosyltransferase, producing the protein MPNPFQLNAPGLAHDPHWYRKAVFYEVLVRGFADANGDGSGDLSGLIDKLDYLQWLGVDCLWLPPFFKSPLRDGGYDISDYYDVLDEFGSLGDFKRLVAEAHARGVRVIIDLPFNHTSEQHHWFQESRRDPEGPYGDFYVWSDTDEKYQDARIIFVDTEESNWTFDPVRRQFFWHRFFSHQPDLNFENPKVQEAIFDVVRFWLDQGIDGFRADAIPYLFEEEGTNCENLPKTHEFLKRLRAMVDENYPGRVIIAEANQMPDEVVEYFGDEDSPECHMSFHFPIMPRLFYALRDQKAAPIIETMKETPDIPAGAQWGTFLRNHDELTLEMVTSEEREAMLGWYAPDPRMRANVGIRRRLSPLLDNSRAEVELIHALLLSLPGSPFLYYGDEIGMGDNIWLEDRDASRTPMQWNPDRNAGFSPVDPGKLYLPVVQSLVYHYNHVNVEAQMATSSSLLHWVRQMLAVRKAHPAFGLGTYRNVPVDSEHVLAFLREVDADNAEGEPAESVLCIFNLSQHPVAVKMRLPEFAGRGLRDLFGGAIFPAFAEDGENTLTLGSHDFFWLRVRSASSNTSSPHTEAMPVIPLPEAIRS; encoded by the coding sequence GTGCCCAACCCCTTCCAGCTCAACGCACCCGGACTGGCCCACGACCCCCACTGGTACCGCAAGGCGGTCTTCTACGAGGTCCTGGTCCGCGGATTCGCCGACGCGAACGGGGACGGCTCCGGCGACCTCTCGGGCCTGATCGACAAGCTGGACTACCTCCAGTGGCTCGGCGTCGACTGCCTGTGGCTGCCACCGTTCTTCAAGTCCCCGCTGCGTGACGGTGGCTACGACATCTCGGACTACTACGACGTCCTGGACGAGTTCGGCTCCCTGGGCGACTTCAAGCGGCTCGTCGCCGAGGCCCACGCGCGCGGCGTGCGGGTCATCATCGACCTGCCCTTCAACCACACCTCGGAGCAGCACCACTGGTTCCAGGAGTCCCGCAGGGACCCCGAAGGCCCGTACGGGGACTTCTACGTCTGGAGCGACACGGACGAGAAGTACCAGGACGCGCGCATCATCTTCGTGGACACCGAGGAATCGAACTGGACGTTCGACCCGGTGCGCCGCCAGTTCTTCTGGCACCGGTTCTTCAGCCACCAGCCGGACCTCAACTTCGAGAACCCCAAGGTGCAGGAGGCCATCTTCGACGTCGTGAGGTTCTGGCTCGACCAGGGCATCGACGGCTTCCGCGCTGACGCCATCCCCTACCTTTTCGAGGAGGAGGGCACCAACTGCGAGAACCTGCCGAAGACGCACGAGTTCCTCAAGCGGCTCCGCGCCATGGTGGACGAGAACTACCCGGGCCGGGTCATCATCGCTGAGGCGAACCAGATGCCGGACGAGGTCGTCGAGTACTTCGGCGACGAGGACAGCCCCGAGTGCCACATGTCCTTCCACTTCCCGATCATGCCGAGGCTCTTCTACGCGCTGCGCGACCAGAAGGCTGCGCCCATCATCGAGACGATGAAGGAGACCCCCGACATCCCGGCCGGCGCCCAGTGGGGCACCTTCCTCCGCAATCACGACGAGCTCACACTCGAGATGGTCACCAGCGAGGAGCGCGAGGCGATGCTCGGCTGGTACGCGCCGGATCCCCGCATGCGCGCGAACGTCGGCATCCGCCGACGGCTGTCCCCACTGCTCGACAATTCGCGGGCGGAAGTGGAACTGATCCATGCCCTGCTGCTGTCCCTGCCCGGCAGTCCGTTCCTCTACTACGGCGACGAGATCGGTATGGGCGACAACATCTGGCTCGAGGACCGTGACGCGTCCCGGACCCCGATGCAGTGGAACCCGGACCGCAACGCGGGCTTCTCCCCGGTGGACCCCGGCAAGCTGTACCTCCCGGTCGTCCAGTCGCTCGTGTACCACTACAACCACGTGAACGTCGAAGCGCAGATGGCGACGTCGAGTTCGCTCCTGCACTGGGTCCGGCAGATGCTCGCGGTGCGCAAGGCCCACCCGGCGTTCGGGCTCGGCACCTACCGCAACGTCCCCGTCGATTCGGAGCACGTCCTGGCGTTCCTCCGCGAGGTCGACGCCGACAACGCCGAAGGCGAGCCCGCCGAGTCCGTCCTGTGCATCTTCAACCTGTCGCAGCACCCCGTGGCAGTGAAGATGCGCCTCCCGGAATTCGCCGGCCGTGGCCTGCGGGACCTCTTCGGCGGGGCGATCTTCCCGGCCTTCGCCGAGGACGGCGAGAACACGCTGACGCTCGGCAGCCACGACTTCTTCTGGCTGCGCGTGCGTTCCGCAAGTTCCAACACGTCGTCCCCCCACACGGAAGCGATGCCGGTCATCCCCCTCCCGGAGGCGATCCGATCATGA
- the rlmB gene encoding 23S rRNA (guanosine(2251)-2'-O)-methyltransferase RlmB, which yields MASHGRPGAVRKTKKGPTIGTGGHGRKSLEGKGPTPKAEDRPYHKAFKNKELSERSAAKRAGGKSAGTGRTKGKAAEEVVTGRNSVVEALRAGIPAKALHVAIRIEMDDRVRESLKMAAERGIPVMETGKPELDRMTDGAVHQGLMLQIPPYEYADALDLVDETIDRYKRGHIGNAPLFVALDGITDPRNLGAIIRSASAFSSHGVIVPERRSVGVTASAWKTSAGAAVRVPVARVGNLNSALKSFKDKGIFVLGLDGDGDVSLPALSLGRDPICIVVGSEGKGLSRLVRENCDQIVSIPIDSAMESLNASMAVGITLYEVSRQRSA from the coding sequence ATGGCCAGTCACGGACGTCCAGGCGCGGTTCGCAAAACGAAAAAGGGCCCCACCATCGGCACCGGCGGACACGGACGCAAGTCGCTCGAGGGCAAGGGCCCCACTCCCAAGGCGGAGGACCGCCCGTACCACAAGGCGTTCAAGAACAAGGAGCTGTCGGAGCGCTCGGCTGCCAAGCGTGCCGGCGGCAAGAGCGCCGGAACGGGCCGCACCAAGGGCAAGGCCGCCGAAGAAGTCGTCACCGGGCGCAACTCCGTCGTCGAGGCTCTCCGCGCGGGCATCCCGGCCAAGGCCCTCCACGTCGCCATCCGCATCGAGATGGACGACCGCGTGCGCGAGTCGCTGAAGATGGCCGCCGAGCGCGGCATCCCCGTGATGGAGACCGGCAAGCCGGAACTCGATCGCATGACGGACGGCGCCGTGCACCAGGGCCTCATGCTGCAGATCCCGCCCTACGAGTACGCCGACGCGCTGGACCTCGTCGACGAGACGATCGATCGGTACAAGCGGGGACACATCGGGAACGCGCCGCTCTTCGTGGCCCTCGACGGCATCACCGACCCCCGCAACCTCGGAGCCATCATCCGCTCGGCGTCCGCGTTCAGCAGCCACGGCGTCATCGTGCCGGAGCGCCGCTCGGTCGGAGTGACGGCGTCGGCCTGGAAGACCAGCGCCGGTGCGGCCGTCCGTGTCCCCGTTGCACGCGTCGGCAACCTCAACTCGGCGCTGAAGTCCTTCAAGGACAAGGGGATCTTCGTCCTCGGGCTCGACGGCGACGGCGACGTCTCGCTCCCCGCGCTGTCCCTCGGGCGCGACCCGATCTGCATCGTCGTCGGCTCGGAGGGCAAGGGTCTCTCCCGGCTCGTGCGCGAGAACTGCGACCAGATAGTCTCCATCCCCATCGACTCCGCCATGGAGTCGCTCAACGCGTCGATGGCGGTGGGAATCACGCTGTACGAGGTGTCGCGCCAGCGGTCGGCGTGA
- a CDS encoding alpha-1,4-glucan--maltose-1-phosphate maltosyltransferase → MTTTTEQNRNVQYPEGLRFGRIPITAVTPVIEGGRFPAKGIPGSDIAVGATVFREGHDQLGVSAVLYDPRGKEVQRVRMTPVGSGLDRWAGILTPRAKGLHTFTIEGWSDLFGTWEHDATIKIAAGVDVELMLAEGAALFTRAAGERSARDAALFRRAADALADTSQSVEARLAAGLSLQIHEAIARQPIRSLVTASQAYPINVERELAGRAAWYEFFPRSEGATYNPETAEWTSGTFREATKRLDAVAAMNFDVVYLPPIHPIGRTHRKGPNNTLTAGPGDPGSPWAIGSEAGGHDAIHPDLGTFEDFDAFVARANELNLEVALDLALQASPDHPWVTSHPEWFTTRVDGSIAYAENPPKKYQDIYPINFDNDPKGLSKEVLRIVLMWIQHGVKIFRVDNPHTKPVQFWEWLIARVNKKHPDVIFLAEAFTRPPMMHALGRAGFQQSYSYFTWRNTKTELEEYFTEISQVSPAYFRPNFFVNTPDILTEYLQYGGPAAFKIRAVLASMASPLWGVYSGYELYEHVARPGAEEYIDNEKFQYRPRDYAAAEAEGRSLTPFITRLNAIRRAHPALGDLENLTVHGSTDTSTVVFAKHKQTAEGKDTIIVVVNVDPHSTRESTVSLNLSQLGLDAADFDENGTFLVDDLITGQTFTWGEHNYVRLDPHVEPAHILSIRRQR, encoded by the coding sequence GTGACGACCACTACCGAGCAGAACCGAAATGTCCAGTATCCCGAGGGACTCCGTTTTGGCCGCATCCCCATCACGGCCGTGACGCCTGTTATCGAGGGCGGCCGCTTTCCTGCCAAGGGGATCCCCGGCTCTGACATCGCCGTGGGCGCAACCGTGTTCCGGGAGGGCCACGACCAGCTGGGCGTGTCAGCCGTCCTCTACGACCCCCGCGGCAAGGAGGTGCAGCGCGTCCGCATGACGCCGGTGGGATCGGGGCTGGACCGCTGGGCCGGCATCCTGACGCCGCGTGCCAAGGGGCTGCACACCTTCACCATCGAGGGTTGGTCCGACCTCTTCGGCACCTGGGAGCACGATGCGACGATCAAGATCGCCGCAGGGGTCGACGTCGAGTTGATGCTGGCAGAGGGAGCTGCCCTCTTCACGCGGGCGGCCGGGGAGCGCTCGGCACGCGACGCCGCACTCTTCCGCCGTGCCGCGGACGCCCTCGCGGACACGTCCCAGAGCGTCGAGGCGCGCCTCGCCGCCGGGTTGTCCCTGCAGATCCACGAGGCGATCGCACGGCAGCCCATCCGGTCGCTGGTCACCGCGTCGCAGGCCTACCCGATCAACGTGGAGCGCGAACTGGCCGGCCGTGCCGCCTGGTACGAGTTCTTCCCCCGATCCGAGGGAGCCACCTACAACCCCGAGACGGCCGAGTGGACGTCCGGCACCTTCCGCGAGGCCACCAAACGCCTCGACGCGGTCGCGGCCATGAACTTCGACGTCGTGTACCTCCCCCCGATCCACCCCATCGGGCGGACGCACCGCAAGGGGCCGAACAACACCCTGACCGCGGGCCCCGGCGATCCCGGATCGCCCTGGGCCATCGGCTCCGAGGCCGGAGGCCATGACGCCATCCACCCGGACCTGGGGACCTTCGAGGATTTCGACGCCTTCGTGGCCCGAGCCAACGAGCTGAACCTCGAGGTCGCCCTCGACCTCGCGCTGCAGGCCTCACCCGACCACCCCTGGGTGACCTCGCATCCCGAGTGGTTCACCACCCGCGTCGACGGATCCATCGCCTACGCCGAGAACCCTCCGAAGAAGTACCAGGACATCTACCCGATCAACTTCGACAACGACCCGAAGGGCCTGTCGAAGGAGGTCCTCCGGATCGTCCTCATGTGGATCCAGCACGGCGTGAAGATCTTCCGGGTCGACAACCCGCACACCAAGCCGGTGCAGTTCTGGGAGTGGCTGATCGCCCGCGTGAACAAGAAGCACCCGGACGTCATCTTCCTCGCCGAGGCCTTCACCCGGCCGCCGATGATGCATGCGCTCGGCCGGGCCGGGTTCCAGCAGTCGTACTCCTACTTCACGTGGCGCAACACCAAGACCGAGCTCGAGGAGTACTTCACCGAGATCAGCCAGGTCTCGCCCGCCTACTTCCGGCCCAACTTCTTCGTCAACACCCCCGACATCCTCACCGAGTACCTCCAGTACGGCGGGCCGGCCGCCTTCAAGATCCGGGCGGTGCTCGCCTCCATGGCCAGTCCGCTGTGGGGCGTCTACTCGGGCTACGAGCTGTACGAGCACGTCGCCCGTCCGGGTGCCGAGGAGTACATCGACAACGAGAAGTTCCAGTACCGGCCGCGGGACTACGCCGCCGCCGAGGCGGAGGGACGCTCCTTGACGCCGTTCATCACCAGGCTGAACGCGATCCGCAGGGCGCACCCGGCGCTGGGAGACCTCGAGAACCTCACCGTCCACGGCAGCACGGACACGTCCACCGTGGTCTTCGCCAAGCACAAGCAGACGGCGGAGGGCAAGGACACGATCATCGTCGTCGTCAACGTCGATCCGCACAGCACGAGGGAGAGCACGGTGTCCCTGAACCTCAGCCAGCTGGGGCTGGACGCCGCCGACTTCGACGAGAACGGTACCTTCCTGGTGGACGACCTCATCACCGGCCAGACCTTCACCTGGGGCGAGCATAATTACGTCCGGCTCGACCCCCACGTGGAGCCCGCCCACATTCTCTCGATCAGGAGGCAGCGCTAG
- the glgP gene encoding alpha-glucan family phosphorylase encodes MKAIRRFTVRTVLPENIAPLGKLAGNLRWSWHLPTWRLFEEIDRAAWEESDHDPVAFLGSVTREKLHQLAADEKLVQRIQELGADLDDYLTAPRWYQGLGDDAPRSIAYFSPEYGISAVLPQYSGGLGILAGDHLKSASDLGVPLIGVGLLYQAGYFKQSLSRDAWQQETYPVLDPDGLPLTLLREEDGSAAKVVLPLPNGRQLSAHIWRADVGRVPLLLLDSNVSENDEAARNVTDRLYGGGGDQRLQQELLLGMGGVKALRIFQRLTGTPAPEVFHTNEGHAGFLGIERIRELMDPSNESPMSWEEALAAGRASTVFTTHTPVPAGIDRFDRSQIEHFFHAGLAPSVPTDRVLALGAENYADGDPSKFNMAVMGLRLAQRANGVAKLHGEVSRGMFSGLWPGFDTREVPITSVTNGVHVPSWVDPQIADFARANFGAESILDPQWNKVYDVPDKDIWALRRSLRSNLVDDVRQRLRSSWKKRGAADAELAWTDSVLDPDVLTIGFARRVPTYKRLTLMLRNPARLKALLLHPEHPIQLVIAGKSHPADEQGKRMIQDLVRFTDDPEVRHRIVFLPNYDIAMARTLFPGCDVWLNNPLRPLEACGTSGMKAAINGGLNLSVLDGWWDEMYDGDNGWAIPTANNGASADERDDIEAAALYDLLETQVGPRFYSLVPAEGAGAAGPSEPSRDGVPHQWIAMIKHTMATLGPAVSAERMLQDYVEKLYRPAWRSGQAATADSFALAKRTAAWRSRVQGSWPAVQVEHVDSTGVSEDPQIGDSLTVNAYVALGGLNPDDVAVEVAYGRALDSDELSDVTVEDLDVAENLGSGRYLFTGGIRIDHSGSFGYTVRVLPKHSTLATKAELGLVVNA; translated from the coding sequence GTGAAGGCAATCCGCAGATTTACCGTCCGAACCGTCCTCCCCGAGAACATCGCTCCGCTCGGCAAACTGGCGGGAAACCTGCGCTGGTCGTGGCACCTGCCGACCTGGCGTCTCTTCGAGGAGATCGACCGCGCCGCATGGGAGGAGAGCGACCACGACCCCGTGGCCTTCCTCGGCTCCGTCACCCGTGAGAAACTGCACCAGCTCGCCGCCGACGAGAAGCTGGTGCAGCGCATCCAGGAGCTCGGCGCGGACCTCGACGACTACCTGACGGCGCCGCGCTGGTACCAGGGTCTCGGCGACGACGCCCCCCGCAGCATCGCCTACTTCTCCCCCGAGTACGGCATCAGCGCCGTCCTCCCCCAGTACTCCGGCGGCCTGGGCATCCTGGCCGGCGACCACCTGAAGTCCGCCTCCGACCTCGGCGTGCCCCTCATCGGCGTCGGACTGCTCTACCAGGCCGGCTACTTCAAGCAGTCCCTCTCCCGTGATGCCTGGCAGCAGGAGACCTATCCCGTTCTCGACCCGGACGGCCTGCCGCTGACACTGCTCCGCGAGGAGGACGGCTCCGCCGCGAAGGTCGTGCTGCCCCTGCCGAACGGCCGGCAGCTGTCCGCACACATCTGGCGCGCCGACGTCGGCCGCGTCCCCCTGCTGCTCCTCGACTCCAACGTCTCCGAGAACGACGAGGCGGCCCGCAACGTCACCGACCGCCTCTACGGCGGCGGTGGGGACCAGCGCCTGCAGCAGGAACTCCTCCTCGGTATGGGCGGCGTCAAGGCACTCCGCATCTTCCAGCGGCTCACCGGCACACCCGCTCCCGAGGTGTTCCACACCAACGAGGGCCACGCAGGTTTCCTCGGCATCGAGCGCATCCGCGAACTGATGGACCCCTCGAACGAGTCACCGATGAGCTGGGAGGAGGCGCTGGCGGCAGGCCGCGCGTCGACGGTGTTCACCACGCACACGCCGGTCCCGGCAGGCATCGACCGCTTCGACCGGTCCCAGATCGAGCACTTCTTCCACGCCGGCCTGGCGCCGTCCGTGCCCACGGACCGCGTCCTGGCCCTCGGTGCCGAGAACTACGCCGACGGCGATCCGTCGAAGTTCAACATGGCCGTGATGGGCCTGCGCCTGGCACAGCGCGCCAACGGCGTGGCGAAGCTGCACGGCGAGGTCTCGCGGGGCATGTTCTCCGGTCTCTGGCCGGGGTTCGACACGCGCGAGGTCCCCATCACCTCCGTCACCAACGGCGTGCACGTCCCGAGCTGGGTCGACCCGCAGATCGCCGACTTCGCCCGCGCCAACTTCGGCGCCGAATCGATCCTCGATCCGCAGTGGAACAAGGTCTACGACGTCCCCGACAAGGACATCTGGGCCCTGCGCCGCAGCCTGCGCTCCAACCTGGTCGACGACGTGCGCCAGCGCCTGCGTTCCTCCTGGAAGAAGCGCGGCGCCGCCGACGCCGAACTGGCCTGGACGGACTCGGTGCTCGACCCGGACGTCCTCACCATCGGCTTCGCCCGCCGCGTCCCGACCTACAAGCGGCTGACGCTGATGCTGCGCAACCCGGCCCGCCTCAAGGCGCTGCTCCTGCACCCGGAGCACCCGATCCAGCTCGTGATCGCCGGCAAGTCGCACCCCGCGGATGAGCAGGGCAAGCGCATGATCCAGGACCTCGTCCGCTTCACGGACGACCCGGAGGTGCGCCACCGCATCGTCTTCCTGCCCAACTACGACATCGCCATGGCCCGCACGCTCTTCCCCGGCTGCGACGTCTGGCTGAACAATCCGCTGCGCCCGCTCGAGGCGTGCGGCACGTCCGGGATGAAGGCCGCCATCAACGGCGGCCTGAACCTGTCCGTCCTCGACGGCTGGTGGGACGAGATGTACGACGGCGACAACGGCTGGGCGATCCCGACCGCCAACAACGGCGCCTCGGCCGACGAGCGCGATGACATCGAGGCGGCGGCGCTGTACGACCTCCTCGAGACCCAGGTGGGCCCGCGCTTCTACTCGCTGGTGCCCGCGGAGGGAGCAGGAGCCGCCGGCCCGTCGGAGCCCTCCCGCGACGGGGTCCCGCACCAGTGGATCGCCATGATCAAGCACACGATGGCGACCCTCGGCCCCGCCGTGTCGGCGGAGCGCATGCTGCAGGACTACGTCGAGAAGCTGTACCGCCCGGCCTGGCGCTCCGGACAGGCCGCCACAGCCGACTCCTTCGCCCTCGCGAAGAGGACGGCCGCCTGGCGCTCACGCGTCCAGGGCAGCTGGCCCGCCGTCCAGGTGGAACACGTCGATTCCACGGGCGTCTCGGAGGACCCGCAGATCGGCGACTCGCTCACGGTCAATGCCTACGTGGCGCTCGGCGGGCTGAATCCCGACGACGTCGCGGTCGAGGTGGCCTACGGCCGGGCCCTCGACAGCGACGAGCTGAGCGACGTGACGGTCGAGGACCTGGACGTCGCCGAGAACCTCGGGAGCGGGCGCTACCTCTTCACAGGCGGAATCCGCATCGACCACTCCGGGTCCTTCGGGTACACGGTGCGCGTGCTCCCGAAGCATTCGACCCTCGCGACGAAGGCCGAGCTCGGGCTCGTCGTCAACGCCTGA
- the cysS gene encoding cysteine--tRNA ligase — protein sequence MSLRFYDTARAEVRPFEPLEPGRASLYYCGATVQGMPHVGHVRSAIAFDQLTRWLEARGLRVTVVRNVTDIDDKILAKSSDSFREGAADRDPSVVPEEQWWALAYRFEQEFQRAYTALGVRPPTYEPRATGHIPEMHALIQLLIDRGHAYPALDDSGDVYFDVRSWPAYGSLTRQDIDDMQAAPDADPRGKKDPRDFALWKGSKDTDPATASWTSPWGAGRPGWHLECSSMVTKYLGTEFDIHGGGLDLRFPHHENEMAQSQAAGHAFARFWMHNGMVTYGGEKMSKSIGNTVSPQEMVDAAGPRVVRYYLGQAHYRSVLDYRETSLQEAGAAVSRIDGFIAKASARLAGLSPAPGPAGAADLPQAFAEAMDDDLNVPQALAVLHTTVRSGNTALAAGDDDAVRSSLAAVLAMTAVLGLDDAGDPAVTGTGAEGGVGRALDALIGDRLAERSEARSARDWARADAIRDALAAAGITIEDSAEGARWALSGD from the coding sequence GTGAGCCTGCGATTCTATGACACCGCCCGCGCCGAGGTGCGCCCCTTCGAGCCACTGGAACCGGGCAGGGCGAGCCTCTACTACTGCGGCGCCACGGTGCAGGGCATGCCGCACGTCGGGCACGTGCGGTCCGCGATCGCCTTCGACCAGCTGACCCGGTGGCTGGAGGCGCGGGGACTGCGCGTCACCGTCGTCCGCAACGTGACGGACATCGACGACAAGATCCTCGCCAAGTCCTCCGACTCGTTCCGCGAGGGCGCCGCCGACCGTGATCCGTCGGTGGTGCCGGAGGAGCAGTGGTGGGCCCTGGCCTACCGGTTCGAGCAGGAGTTCCAGCGCGCCTACACGGCCCTCGGCGTCCGTCCGCCCACCTACGAGCCCCGTGCCACCGGCCACATCCCCGAGATGCACGCACTCATCCAGCTCCTGATCGACCGCGGCCATGCGTATCCGGCGTTGGACGACTCCGGGGACGTCTACTTCGACGTGCGCTCCTGGCCCGCCTACGGCAGCCTGACCCGGCAGGACATCGACGACATGCAGGCCGCGCCCGACGCCGACCCGCGGGGCAAGAAGGATCCGCGCGACTTCGCGCTGTGGAAGGGCTCGAAGGACACGGATCCGGCCACGGCATCGTGGACCAGCCCCTGGGGCGCCGGGCGTCCGGGCTGGCACCTCGAATGCTCCAGCATGGTCACCAAGTACCTCGGCACCGAGTTCGACATCCATGGCGGGGGTCTGGACCTGCGGTTCCCCCACCACGAGAACGAGATGGCCCAGTCCCAGGCTGCTGGACACGCCTTCGCGCGCTTCTGGATGCACAACGGCATGGTGACGTACGGCGGCGAGAAGATGTCGAAGTCGATCGGCAACACCGTCAGCCCGCAGGAGATGGTCGACGCCGCCGGCCCCCGGGTGGTCCGCTACTACCTCGGGCAGGCCCACTACCGGTCGGTGCTCGACTACCGGGAGACGTCGCTGCAGGAAGCGGGTGCTGCCGTGTCCCGGATCGACGGATTCATCGCCAAGGCCTCCGCCCGTCTCGCGGGACTTTCCCCGGCACCCGGACCGGCTGGCGCAGCCGACCTGCCGCAGGCCTTCGCCGAGGCGATGGATGACGACCTCAACGTGCCGCAGGCCCTCGCCGTGCTCCACACCACGGTGCGCAGCGGCAACACGGCCCTCGCGGCGGGGGACGACGACGCCGTCCGCAGCAGCCTCGCCGCCGTCCTCGCGATGACCGCTGTCCTCGGGCTCGACGACGCCGGGGACCCGGCGGTCACGGGGACCGGGGCGGAAGGGGGAGTCGGTAGGGCGCTCGACGCGCTCATCGGAGACCGGCTGGCCGAACGCAGCGAGGCCCGGAGCGCCCGGGACTGGGCGAGGGCGGATGCTATCCGCGACGCCCTGGCGGCCGCCGGAATCACCATCGAGGACTCCGCGGAGGGCGCGCGCTGGGCACTCTCCGGGGACTAG
- the glgX gene encoding glycogen debranching protein GlgX produces MTQPAQALPPDSREFPLGLHATRGTWIRDAHANAAVWAPAIDSMDVHWQRADGSWTFETLVGLDGGVHHGVVGPVAPGALYAFWPTGKELPGTVGEAQLLLDPYARAVETIHTASGTDEPPSRAYYSVFLQHVFDWGKSERPFTPWRDTVIYEAHVKGLTKLHPDVPEDLRGTYAGLGHPAMIAYLRELGITAVELLPIHFSIDEPHLEPLGLSNYWGYNTLGFFSAHTGYATAAAQAAGPAAVLDEFKGMVRALHEAGLEVLLDVVYNHTGEGPQYRPALCWRGLGDRDYYRHDAAGRYIDTTGCGNSLDFSQPRVVEFALDSLRYWVEECQIDGFRFDLAVTLARDEHNAFTPRHPFLVAAGASKALRGTKLIAEPWDLGPDGWQTGRFPVGWADWNDGFRDTVRDFWLRDVESIAAGGTGSSPARLAGSLAGSAETFAASGRSPLASINLVTAHDGFTLADLTAYERKHNEANGEGNRDGSNDNHSYNHGAEGRTEDEVILAAREKSARNLMASLLISLGVPMITAGDEFGRTQHGNNNVYCQDNELGWMHWPDDASSRRMLDATRTLLSIRRDFLARQPSTFPSRGEQSMLLWFNAAGLPMTAHEWNDPGTRTVQLLLGSTGGTINGLVVINGSPRETRIHLPSAWILQGQGVEGEQPRWFSQTFDSAGREPSGAQLRSGDADTVAGISVRIYRC; encoded by the coding sequence GTGACGCAACCCGCACAGGCGCTGCCGCCCGACTCCCGCGAGTTCCCGCTCGGGCTCCACGCCACGAGGGGGACCTGGATCCGGGACGCGCACGCCAACGCTGCCGTCTGGGCTCCAGCAATCGACTCCATGGACGTCCACTGGCAGCGGGCCGACGGTTCGTGGACCTTCGAGACGCTCGTAGGGCTCGACGGCGGCGTGCACCACGGCGTCGTGGGGCCGGTCGCCCCGGGCGCCCTCTATGCGTTCTGGCCGACGGGCAAGGAACTCCCGGGCACGGTCGGAGAGGCACAACTGCTCCTGGACCCGTACGCGCGCGCAGTGGAGACCATACACACTGCCTCCGGGACCGACGAGCCGCCGTCGCGCGCCTACTACTCCGTCTTCCTCCAGCACGTGTTCGACTGGGGGAAGAGCGAGCGCCCGTTCACGCCCTGGCGCGACACCGTCATCTACGAGGCCCACGTCAAGGGCCTGACGAAGCTCCATCCCGACGTGCCGGAAGACCTCCGGGGCACCTACGCCGGACTGGGGCACCCGGCCATGATCGCGTACCTCCGGGAGCTCGGGATCACCGCCGTCGAACTCCTGCCCATCCACTTCTCCATCGACGAGCCGCACCTCGAGCCACTCGGACTCAGCAACTACTGGGGCTACAACACCCTCGGGTTCTTCTCCGCGCACACCGGCTACGCCACCGCGGCAGCACAGGCGGCAGGACCGGCAGCAGTGCTCGACGAGTTCAAGGGCATGGTCCGCGCACTCCACGAAGCGGGCCTCGAGGTTCTCCTCGACGTCGTGTACAACCACACCGGGGAGGGCCCGCAGTACCGTCCTGCCCTGTGCTGGAGGGGTCTGGGGGACAGGGACTACTACCGGCACGACGCCGCGGGCCGGTACATCGACACCACCGGCTGCGGCAACAGCCTGGACTTCTCGCAGCCACGGGTCGTGGAATTCGCGCTTGATTCGCTGCGCTACTGGGTCGAGGAATGCCAGATCGACGGGTTCCGCTTCGACCTCGCGGTCACCCTCGCACGGGACGAGCACAACGCCTTCACGCCGCGGCACCCCTTCCTCGTGGCAGCCGGCGCCTCCAAGGCGCTGCGCGGGACCAAGCTCATCGCGGAGCCCTGGGATCTCGGGCCCGATGGCTGGCAGACAGGGCGGTTCCCGGTCGGCTGGGCGGACTGGAACGACGGCTTCCGGGACACGGTCCGCGATTTCTGGCTGCGGGACGTGGAGTCGATCGCGGCCGGCGGCACGGGGTCCTCGCCTGCGCGGCTGGCCGGCAGCCTCGCCGGGTCGGCCGAGACGTTCGCGGCGTCCGGACGGAGCCCGCTGGCCTCGATCAACCTGGTCACGGCCCACGACGGATTCACGCTCGCCGACCTCACGGCGTACGAGCGGAAACACAATGAAGCCAACGGCGAGGGCAACCGCGACGGCTCCAACGACAACCACAGCTACAACCACGGCGCCGAGGGGCGCACTGAGGACGAGGTCATCCTCGCGGCGCGCGAGAAGAGCGCCCGCAACCTCATGGCATCGCTTTTGATCTCGCTCGGTGTTCCGATGATCACGGCCGGGGACGAGTTCGGCAGGACGCAGCACGGCAACAACAACGTGTACTGCCAGGACAACGAACTCGGCTGGATGCACTGGCCCGATGATGCGTCCTCCCGGCGCATGCTGGACGCGACGCGCACGCTGCTGTCCATCCGCCGGGACTTCCTGGCGAGGCAACCCTCCACGTTCCCGTCCCGCGGAGAGCAGTCGATGCTGCTCTGGTTCAATGCCGCCGGACTCCCGATGACGGCCCACGAGTGGAACGACCCAGGGACGCGGACGGTCCAGCTGCTCCTCGGCTCCACGGGCGGGACGATCAACGGACTCGTCGTGATCAACGGCTCCCCCCGTGAGACGCGCATCCATCTCCCGTCGGCCTGGATCCTGCAGGGGCAGGGCGTCGAGGGGGAGCAGCCACGCTGGTTCAGCCAGACCTTCGACTCGGCCGGTCGCGAGCCGTCGGGTGCCCAGCTGCGGTCGGGCGACGCCGACACCGTGGCGGGTATCTCGGTGCGTATCTACCGCTGCTGA